Proteins encoded together in one Hemiscyllium ocellatum isolate sHemOce1 chromosome 31, sHemOce1.pat.X.cur, whole genome shotgun sequence window:
- the kctd7 gene encoding BTB/POZ domain-containing protein KCTD7 yields the protein MVVISEEKGSEQSDDTMSGSDSVDGVRKPAANRPTNTLTVQEVRTMLHCRSCGSGGCCVDCTDLHSFSAEGLSANGYLSNYPHSSRVDQALFGEDVSHKYKVNKEIFITNVYMEFQKAIEKILQMTVSKNECIRPEASSFSGSGIGYGFPEVVPLNVGGMYFTTRLSTLRRYEDTMLAAMFSGRHHIPTDSEGRFFIDRDGTYFGDILNFLRNDDLPPRERVRTVYKEAQYYSIGPLLECLDELQPLASEKVRKAFLDLLPYYKENLERIIDIAKQRAIQRKARFAKLKICVYKEEMPVTPYERPLYNSLRFDRSENETKLFEHHCEVDVSFGPWEAIADVYDLLHCIVTDLADRGITVDHQCIGVCDKHLINCYYCKRPIYEFKITWW from the exons ATGGTGGTTATTTCAGAAGAGAAGGGAAGCGAACAGTCGGATGATACAATGTCAGGCTCCGATTCAGTAGACGGTGTTAGGAAGCCAGCTGCCAACCGACCTACGAATACCCTGACCGTGCAAGAGGTGAGGACGATGCTGCATTGTAGAAGCTGCGGTTCTGGTGGTTGTTGCGTTGACTGCACTGACCTGCATTCTTTCAGTGCTGAGGGTTTATCAGCGAATGGATATCTCTCTAATTATCCACATTCGTCCAGAGTGGATCAGGCTCTATTTGGAGAAGACGTTTCACACAAATA CAAGGTAAATAAGGAGATATTTATAACTAATGTATATATGGAATTTCAGAAAGCAATTGAAAAGATTCTGCAAATGACTGTTAGTAAAAATGAGTGTATCAGACCAGAAGCCAGCTCTTTCAGTGGATCGGGAATTGGCTATGGT TTCCCTGAGGTTGTTCCACTGAACGTAGGAGGCATGTATTTCACGACAAGACTATCCACTTTGAGGCGTTATGAAGATACTATGCTGGCAGCAATGTTCAGTGGCCGGCATCATATTCCTACTGATTCAGAGGGACGTTTCTTTATTGACAGAGATGGGACCTACTTTGG AGACATTTTGAATTTTTTACGAAATGATGACCTGCCGCCTCGTGAGCGAGTGAGAACAGTTTACAAAGAAGCACAATATTACTCTATTGGACCACTTCTTGAATGTCTGGATGAACTACAGCCTTTGGCCAGTGAAAAAGTGAGAAAGGCATTTTTGGACTTGCTGCCTTATTACAAAG AGAATTTGGAAAGAATAATTGATATTGCAAAACAAAGAGCAATTCAACGAAAGGCAAGATTTGCAAAGTTGAAGATTTGTGTTTACAAAGAGGAGATGCCAGTTACACCATACGAACGCCCTCTGTACAACTCACTACGCTTTGATAGAAGTGAGAATGAGACAAAACTCTTTGAACATCACTGTGAAGTTGATGTATCATTTGGCCCTTGGGAAGCCATTGCTGATGTATACGACCTTCTTCACTGCATCGTGACAGACTTAGCAGACAGAGGAATTACAGTAGATCACCAATGTATAGGTGTTTGTGATAAGCATCTGATAAACTGTTACTACTGCAAACGCCCAATTTATGAATTCAAGATTACCTGGTGGTAA